In a genomic window of Methanorbis furvi:
- a CDS encoding CBS domain-containing protein, with product MTNIVKSQKGQRRIPGTEGKSKISEKKSSLLAIATTNVISVPPTMSIIEGVEMMSRHNFRRLPITDPGNKKLLGIVTITDVINMMGGGSRYNLVAHRHKGSLLSALNDEIREIASEKVDCLTPSTSIQDAICLLVESGHGSFPITNSDNTIAGIVTEYDIMRMLAGTTSELMVDEIMTKKPKVVAPNVPISHVTKQMVDHDYRRLPVVKDDLLIGMITATDIMGYLGQGKVFTNMKTGSVDEVLNLPVRDLMAATNIRTMSPDRRIDEVAREMLEYGIGAFPVIDNGKLTGIVTEFDLVKALAENM from the coding sequence ATGACAAATATTGTAAAATCACAAAAGGGACAGCGCCGGATACCGGGAACAGAAGGAAAGTCAAAGATCTCTGAGAAAAAGAGCAGCCTTCTCGCTATCGCAACAACGAATGTAATATCCGTACCCCCCACCATGAGCATCATCGAAGGCGTAGAGATGATGAGCAGGCACAACTTTAGAAGACTGCCGATCACCGATCCTGGAAACAAAAAACTTCTTGGAATCGTTACCATCACTGACGTCATCAACATGATGGGAGGCGGCAGCAGGTACAATCTTGTGGCACACCGTCACAAAGGTTCCCTGCTCTCGGCACTCAACGATGAGATTCGTGAGATTGCTTCAGAAAAAGTGGACTGCCTGACGCCTTCCACCTCGATACAGGATGCGATCTGTCTCTTGGTCGAAAGCGGACACGGAAGTTTCCCGATCACGAACTCCGACAACACGATTGCAGGAATTGTGACCGAGTACGATATCATGAGAATGCTTGCCGGCACAACTTCAGAACTGATGGTGGATGAGATCATGACCAAAAAACCAAAAGTTGTCGCGCCGAATGTTCCCATAAGCCATGTCACGAAACAGATGGTGGATCATGACTACCGCCGCCTTCCGGTGGTAAAGGATGATCTGCTTATCGGTATGATCACGGCAACCGATATCATGGGATACCTCGGGCAGGGCAAGGTCTTCACCAACATGAAGACCGGCTCGGTTGACGAAGTTCTGAACCTGCCGGTGCGTGATCTGATGGCAGCTACAAACATCCGCACTATGAGTCCGGACAGAAGGATCGATGAGGTTGCACGTGAGATGCTTGAGTACGGCATTGGTGCGTTCCCGGTGATCGACAATGGAAAGCTGACCGGTATTGTGACTGAGTTTGATCTTGTCAAGGCTCTCGCAGAAAATATGTAA
- a CDS encoding glutamate--tRNA ligase: MSDTNIRDDIFLFALQNAVKHKSVPKAGAILGSVMGAHPELRSQAKEINAMVPAILAEVEAMSVEEREAKLTALSPEMIEKMHEKKERIHELPELPEAEGGVVMRFAPNPSGPLHLGHARASVLNDYYVRKYGGKYYYRVEDTDPKRVDPSAYDMVTEDLKWLGIGITDVVYQSDRFQTYYDYARELIKLGGAYMCNCDNDEFRELKLKKQPCPCRSMSVEENLARFDDMLAGKYQEGGITMRVKTDIAHPDPAVRDFAAMRVLTSTPHPRRPEIFVYPLMNFSVAIDDHLLGMTHVIRGKDHIANTRRQEYIYRYFGWKMPYFYHYGRMSIAGLELSTSGMRKGINEGLYTGWDDIHLGTLRALARRGIQPEAVRAAVVDIGIGDTDISFSWENLFAQNKAVIDASADRYFFVPDAVEVTVANAPAMDAHAPIYPNMPERGTRLLSFTGKVLLPKSEIEAGRMLRLKDLFNIRMTGETTAEYAGDSLTEARAAKAPIVQWLPAGTGVHCSFLTPEGTSEGFCEAAVLSYEGKIVQFERVGFAKIDSVKDGSVTAYFTHR, from the coding sequence ATGTCCGATACAAATATTCGTGATGATATATTTCTTTTCGCTCTGCAAAACGCAGTAAAACACAAATCGGTTCCAAAAGCCGGAGCAATTCTCGGCTCGGTCATGGGTGCCCACCCCGAGCTCCGAAGTCAGGCAAAAGAGATCAACGCCATGGTTCCTGCAATTCTTGCAGAAGTCGAAGCAATGTCTGTTGAGGAACGCGAGGCAAAACTCACCGCACTCTCTCCAGAAATGATCGAGAAAATGCATGAGAAAAAGGAACGGATTCATGAACTGCCCGAACTGCCCGAGGCCGAAGGCGGTGTTGTCATGCGGTTTGCGCCAAACCCGTCCGGCCCCCTCCACCTCGGCCATGCACGCGCCTCGGTCTTAAACGATTATTATGTCAGAAAATACGGCGGCAAATACTACTACCGCGTTGAGGACACCGACCCGAAACGTGTCGACCCGTCAGCCTACGACATGGTCACCGAGGATCTCAAATGGCTTGGCATTGGAATTACCGACGTCGTCTACCAGTCCGACCGGTTCCAGACCTACTATGACTATGCACGCGAACTCATCAAACTCGGCGGCGCCTACATGTGCAACTGCGACAACGATGAGTTCCGCGAACTCAAGCTCAAAAAGCAGCCGTGTCCCTGCCGCAGCATGAGTGTTGAGGAGAACCTCGCACGCTTCGACGACATGCTTGCAGGAAAATATCAGGAGGGCGGAATCACCATGCGGGTCAAGACCGACATCGCCCACCCCGACCCTGCGGTCCGCGACTTTGCCGCAATGCGTGTCCTCACCTCAACCCCGCATCCACGTCGTCCGGAAATCTTTGTCTACCCGCTGATGAACTTCTCAGTCGCAATCGATGACCACCTGCTCGGCATGACGCACGTCATCCGCGGCAAGGATCACATCGCCAACACCCGTCGTCAGGAGTACATCTATCGCTACTTCGGCTGGAAAATGCCCTACTTCTACCACTACGGAAGAATGTCCATCGCAGGACTTGAGCTCTCAACATCCGGGATGCGCAAAGGAATTAATGAAGGTCTCTATACCGGATGGGACGACATTCATCTCGGAACGCTTCGTGCACTTGCCCGCCGCGGCATCCAGCCCGAAGCAGTTCGCGCCGCGGTCGTTGACATCGGTATCGGCGACACCGACATCTCGTTTTCCTGGGAAAATCTGTTCGCCCAGAACAAAGCAGTCATCGATGCATCAGCTGACCGATACTTCTTTGTCCCTGACGCAGTAGAGGTCACGGTCGCAAACGCTCCTGCAATGGATGCCCACGCACCGATCTACCCGAACATGCCTGAGCGCGGAACGCGCCTTCTCTCCTTCACTGGAAAAGTTCTCTTGCCAAAGTCAGAGATTGAAGCAGGCCGCATGCTTCGGCTGAAGGATCTCTTCAACATCAGAATGACCGGCGAGACGACCGCAGAGTATGCAGGCGACTCGCTCACCGAAGCAAGAGCAGCCAAGGCACCAATCGTTCAGTGGCTGCCTGCAGGAACGGGTGTCCATTGTTCCTTCCTGACACCGGAAGGAACAAGCGAAGGCTTCTGTGAAGCTGCCGTCCTTTCGTACGAAGGAAAAATTGTTCAGTTCGAGCGTGTGGGCTTTGCAAAAATTGACTCGGTGAAGGACGGCAGCGTCACCGCCTACTTCACCCACCGCTAA
- a CDS encoding cyclic nucleotide-binding/CBS domain-containing protein has product MRTNTEIPDNRRGIRLNDIMQPNPTTISMGSTTDKAAALMCRNEVGSCIVTQKGIPKGIVTEQDFNCKVMAKNLLPGSVRVEDVMSSPLITVSEDMPVSEAAKKMIAHKVRRLPVTNAEGTVTGIVTVRDLLGVTNEINEIMSELLVINRPDDRFGMCAVCGAMAADLMPIDGNLVCQNCREQERI; this is encoded by the coding sequence ATGAGAACAAATACTGAAATTCCGGATAACCGGAGAGGAATACGACTGAACGATATCATGCAGCCGAACCCGACAACAATATCCATGGGTTCAACAACCGACAAAGCAGCAGCACTCATGTGCCGCAATGAGGTCGGCAGCTGCATCGTGACGCAAAAAGGAATACCAAAGGGAATTGTAACCGAGCAGGACTTCAACTGTAAAGTCATGGCCAAAAATCTGCTGCCCGGTTCCGTTCGCGTGGAAGACGTCATGAGCTCTCCGCTGATCACCGTCAGCGAAGATATGCCGGTGTCGGAAGCCGCGAAAAAAATGATTGCACATAAAGTGAGAAGACTGCCGGTCACTAATGCAGAAGGAACCGTCACCGGCATTGTAACCGTCCGCGACCTTCTTGGCGTCACGAACGAAATTAACGAGATCATGTCTGAGCTTCTCGTTATTAACCGTCCGGACGACAGGTTCGGGATGTGTGCCGTTTGCGGTGCAATGGCAGCAGATCTCATGCCAATTGACGGCAACCTCGTCTGCCAGAACTGCCGCGAGCAGGAACGTATCTAA
- a CDS encoding DUF5714 domain-containing protein gives MNEDDRTGCLVCRSPLIKMQEEKVMECAICRKKFTDFISCINGHYVCCECAEHPGHAVIKNVCTQTQSKNPLSIAVVMMDNPLIGMHTDEHHSLVAASLLAAYKNSGGDVDLEPAVTEAISRGSTVPYGICAYAGTSGGAVSAGIFYSIIAHTSPLSVKEWGNGNLLVSSCLAKIGEAGGPRCCKRCTFFALETAVKYVRENLDITMEMPEKIRCGYVSKNPDCNKTLCPYYVE, from the coding sequence TTGAACGAGGACGACAGGACCGGATGCCTTGTCTGCAGATCGCCGCTGATCAAAATGCAGGAGGAAAAAGTGATGGAGTGTGCCATCTGCCGAAAAAAATTCACCGATTTCATCAGCTGCATAAACGGACACTATGTCTGCTGCGAGTGTGCAGAGCATCCTGGTCATGCAGTGATCAAAAATGTCTGCACTCAGACACAGTCGAAAAATCCGTTGTCAATAGCGGTAGTGATGATGGATAATCCTCTTATCGGCATGCATACCGATGAACATCACAGCCTTGTTGCCGCATCACTCCTTGCCGCATACAAAAACAGCGGCGGTGATGTTGATCTTGAACCGGCAGTGACTGAAGCAATCAGCCGCGGGTCAACCGTGCCGTATGGCATCTGTGCTTATGCAGGAACAAGCGGGGGAGCGGTGAGCGCAGGAATTTTTTACTCGATCATCGCACATACCAGTCCCCTGAGTGTGAAGGAGTGGGGGAACGGAAACCTGCTGGTGTCCAGCTGCCTGGCAAAGATCGGGGAGGCAGGCGGGCCGAGATGCTGCAAACGCTGTACATTTTTTGCACTCGAGACTGCGGTGAAGTATGTGAGAGAAAATCTCGACATCACAATGGAGATGCCGGAGAAGATCCGCTGCGGTTATGTGTCCAAAAATCCTGACTGCAACAAAACGCTCTGCCCGTATTATGTTGAATAA
- a CDS encoding deoxyhypusine synthase: MLNNPTNPMHPAASVDELLDRMSRTGFQGRKLGESYHIWKEMIETPNVTIILGLSGAMIPAGMQECLIQLVEHRFVDAIVSTGANIFHDVCEHLGVRHYRGDHLVNDAELYQQGIDRIYDVFAVEKEFQNVEQYIATFAQSLGSSRMSSRKFLSLLGEKILADRPKGRSLLAVCTKNNVPVHVPALADSAIGIGLVSAYRSGAELVIDQIADASELAAFVEDAERTGVIYLGGGTPKNFIQQTEVIPPRNGQEYIGGHAYAIQYTTDAPHWGGLSGCTFEEAVSWGKERPESKKIQCFCDITVALPLITSALITSGVVRN; the protein is encoded by the coding sequence ATGCTGAATAATCCCACAAACCCCATGCATCCGGCAGCATCGGTGGATGAACTGTTGGATAGAATGAGCCGCACAGGTTTTCAGGGACGAAAGCTTGGCGAGAGTTATCACATCTGGAAGGAGATGATCGAGACGCCAAACGTTACCATCATTCTCGGACTTTCCGGCGCCATGATCCCTGCGGGAATGCAGGAGTGTCTGATTCAGCTGGTAGAACACCGGTTTGTTGATGCGATCGTCTCAACTGGTGCAAATATTTTTCATGACGTCTGCGAACATCTCGGCGTCAGACATTACCGGGGCGACCATCTCGTCAACGATGCCGAGCTGTATCAGCAGGGAATCGATCGGATCTATGATGTGTTCGCGGTGGAAAAAGAGTTCCAGAACGTTGAGCAGTACATCGCAACCTTTGCCCAGAGCCTTGGAAGTTCGAGGATGAGCAGCAGAAAATTTCTGAGTCTCCTTGGAGAGAAAATACTCGCCGACCGGCCCAAAGGACGAAGCCTGCTTGCAGTCTGCACGAAAAATAACGTGCCGGTACATGTCCCTGCCCTTGCAGATTCGGCAATTGGTATCGGTCTCGTGAGTGCGTACCGCAGCGGTGCAGAACTTGTCATCGATCAAATTGCAGATGCGAGCGAACTTGCCGCATTTGTTGAGGACGCAGAACGAACGGGTGTGATTTACCTCGGCGGCGGAACACCGAAAAATTTCATACAGCAGACCGAGGTGATTCCTCCAAGAAACGGTCAGGAGTACATCGGCGGGCATGCATACGCAATTCAGTACACCACCGACGCGCCGCACTGGGGAGGACTGTCGGGCTGCACCTTTGAAGAGGCGGTCAGCTGGGGAAAAGAGCGGCCTGAGTCAAAAAAGATCCAGTGTTTCTGTGACATAACCGTTGCTCTCCCGCTCATCACATCAGCACTTATCACATCAGGAGTCGTGAGAAATTGA
- a CDS encoding Zn-ribbon domain-containing protein: MPHKCTQCGREFRDGSVEILRGCPSCGGKKFLYVSDRVRNADVLEEKSITDIAQETRQEVLEVKSQGPASRPTDILERVESVRIVSKGKYELNLERLAESQDIIIGVDEGKYMLDLPSMSKKKRRQKK, translated from the coding sequence ATGCCACACAAATGTACCCAGTGCGGTCGCGAGTTCCGCGATGGTTCGGTGGAGATTCTCCGCGGTTGTCCCAGTTGCGGCGGAAAAAAGTTCCTCTACGTGAGTGACCGCGTACGCAATGCGGATGTGCTGGAAGAGAAGAGTATCACCGACATTGCGCAGGAGACCAGGCAGGAGGTCCTCGAGGTAAAAAGTCAGGGCCCTGCATCCCGCCCCACCGATATTTTAGAGAGAGTGGAAAGTGTCCGCATCGTTAGCAAAGGAAAGTACGAGCTGAACCTTGAACGGCTGGCAGAGTCGCAGGATATTATCATCGGTGTTGATGAAGGCAAGTATATGCTGGATCTTCCGTCGATGTCAAAGAAAAAACGAAGACAGAAAAAATAA
- a CDS encoding CBS domain-containing protein, producing the protein MNQKLTVKDVMSKPVSIAKSALIPEALDKMLAEGIDPIVVTNDRVVVGTASRRTIAEKMGSKKTGNIPASQIRVASVTREDFTSVYQDQDVDLLIPLLQRYKIVVVWDEEHRLIGQVTTGDLLKIVKPEGSIDTMMELAPRIALDDRVVQLHRRMVGDGATRFVVMDGHKPVGIVTETDIAKILVKLKSEIDKHFENALRNVTATDIMSSPIITMPAKTPVAKVIDTMLSKNISTIPIADGEKIIGFATRKSLIDAI; encoded by the coding sequence ATGAACCAGAAGTTAACCGTAAAGGATGTAATGTCAAAGCCAGTGTCAATTGCAAAGTCAGCGTTAATCCCTGAAGCACTTGACAAAATGCTTGCTGAAGGAATCGATCCGATTGTGGTTACCAACGACCGTGTGGTTGTTGGGACCGCGTCCCGCCGTACCATTGCAGAGAAGATGGGAAGCAAGAAAACCGGCAACATTCCTGCATCACAGATTCGTGTTGCAAGCGTTACCCGCGAAGACTTCACCTCGGTTTACCAGGATCAGGATGTGGATCTGTTGATTCCGCTGCTCCAGAGATACAAAATTGTTGTTGTCTGGGATGAAGAACACCGGTTGATCGGACAGGTAACCACCGGTGATCTTCTCAAAATCGTAAAGCCGGAAGGATCCATTGATACGATGATGGAGCTTGCACCACGTATTGCTCTTGATGATCGCGTGGTCCAGCTTCACCGCCGCATGGTGGGAGACGGGGCAACGAGGTTTGTGGTGATGGACGGACACAAGCCGGTCGGTATTGTGACAGAAACCGATATTGCAAAGATTCTTGTGAAACTCAAGAGTGAGATCGACAAGCATTTCGAGAACGCGCTTCGAAACGTTACGGCAACCGATATCATGTCAAGCCCTATTATCACGATGCCTGCAAAGACGCCGGTTGCGAAGGTGATTGATACGATGTTGTCCAAAAATATCAGTACTATTCCGATTGCAGACGGCGAAAAGATCATCGGGTTTGCAACACGCAAGTCACTGATTGATGCAATCTGA
- a CDS encoding DUF5714 domain-containing protein codes for MIRYICMRTESKDPIEIATEIMSTPVIAFRQQEHHSIVAASLLTAYKNSGGGVGDFKALLNEAMKRGAHIPYLIQMETGTSGGALSAGIFHSVVTGLNTHSKESWTRGGKLVAECLMGISEIEGPCCCKRCTFTAINVTAKKCEEYFNVSMEIPENIVCTFSKNNGECIKERCPYFPA; via the coding sequence ATGATCCGGTACATCTGCATGCGTACCGAATCAAAAGATCCGATTGAGATCGCGACCGAGATCATGAGCACTCCGGTAATTGCTTTCCGGCAGCAGGAACATCACAGCATTGTTGCTGCTTCACTTCTCACTGCATACAAAAACAGCGGAGGAGGGGTAGGTGACTTCAAGGCACTCCTTAATGAGGCCATGAAGCGAGGAGCCCACATTCCGTACCTGATTCAGATGGAGACGGGCACAAGCGGCGGAGCGTTGAGTGCAGGAATTTTTCACTCGGTGGTCACCGGATTAAATACACACAGCAAGGAAAGCTGGACCCGAGGAGGAAAACTGGTGGCAGAGTGCCTGATGGGAATAAGCGAGATCGAAGGGCCGTGCTGCTGCAAACGCTGTACGTTCACCGCGATCAACGTCACTGCCAAAAAGTGTGAAGAGTACTTCAACGTCAGTATGGAGATACCGGAGAATATCGTCTGCACCTTTTCAAAGAATAATGGTGAATGCATTAAAGAACGCTGCCCGTACTTTCCTGCATAA
- a CDS encoding DUF2073 domain-containing protein has protein sequence MIQGVQIDMLSSDRLSRMTSMEKIRLILDDVRQGYIVVLEKGLTPEEQGKLLESTMMEISPGGFSGIEIETYPSTSGSEGGLFSKLFGGGKTPAGRLMVIGPVDQLKMLTREKDRLIAWASAAQ, from the coding sequence ATGATTCAGGGCGTTCAGATTGATATGCTGTCAAGCGACCGTCTCAGCAGGATGACTTCGATGGAGAAGATCCGGCTCATTCTGGATGATGTCCGCCAGGGCTACATTGTTGTTCTGGAAAAGGGACTCACTCCGGAAGAGCAGGGCAAGCTTCTTGAGTCGACGATGATGGAGATCTCTCCCGGAGGTTTTTCGGGTATTGAGATCGAGACCTATCCGTCCACCTCCGGTTCAGAAGGCGGTCTGTTCTCCAAACTGTTCGGCGGGGGAAAGACACCTGCCGGCAGGCTGATGGTTATCGGTCCGGTTGATCAGCTGAAGATGCTTACCCGTGAGAAGGACCGGCTTATTGCCTGGGCATCTGCTGCACAGTAA
- a CDS encoding Era-like GTP-binding protein, whose amino-acid sequence MAVMMRIKGFFSKLFGKKRSRVGIYGPPNAGKTTLANRIVRDVTGEAIGPVSEVPHETRRARRKEGVEINSGGSKLLIDIVDTPGVTTKIDYHEFLEYGMDQDEAVARAREATEGVAEAMHWLREDIDGVIYVLDSTQDPFMHVNIMMIGIIESRKLPVIIVANKIDLPDAAPQRIRSAFPQHPVVMVSGLEGNNMDDLYGKISEVFR is encoded by the coding sequence ATGGCAGTTATGATGCGTATAAAAGGCTTTTTCTCAAAGCTGTTCGGTAAAAAACGCTCGCGTGTTGGTATTTATGGCCCACCAAACGCCGGAAAGACCACTCTTGCAAACCGTATCGTCCGTGATGTTACGGGCGAAGCGATAGGGCCAGTGAGTGAGGTTCCGCATGAGACCCGCCGCGCCCGGAGAAAAGAGGGCGTTGAGATCAACAGCGGTGGAAGCAAGCTTCTGATCGACATTGTTGACACTCCGGGTGTTACGACAAAGATCGATTATCATGAATTCCTTGAGTACGGGATGGATCAGGATGAGGCCGTTGCCCGTGCCCGCGAGGCAACGGAGGGTGTTGCAGAAGCAATGCACTGGCTTCGCGAGGATATCGACGGCGTCATCTATGTGCTTGACAGTACGCAGGATCCGTTTATGCATGTAAACATCATGATGATCGGCATCATCGAGTCCCGCAAACTGCCGGTAATTATCGTTGCAAACAAGATCGATCTACCTGACGCAGCACCGCAGCGGATCAGAAGTGCATTCCCGCAGCACCCTGTTGTGATGGTCTCCGGTCTTGAAGGAAATAATATGGATGATCTGTACGGAAAGATCTCCGAGGTATTCAGGTGA